In one Leptospira fletcheri genomic region, the following are encoded:
- a CDS encoding lysophospholipid acyltransferase family protein, whose translation MQQKMDPPEKDGLKRKLLVWLVPTLVVFLQRIIGLTSSLIEIGKEEFDSLFKSRKPFILSIWHTNVLYSPYLHRGRKVAVLISESKDGDFITGVVHRFGNTSIRGSSSKGGSKALKAMIVHLKKNLPAAFTPDGPRGPALIVQPGLIASAQVSQVPIVPFHYECTRQWVLEKSWDKHRVPKPFTTFVVSYGKPIWIPRNLTEEEFEFQRLLVQDAMMLNKQIAEKKAEELRSKSG comes from the coding sequence ATGCAGCAAAAAATGGATCCCCCGGAAAAAGACGGACTCAAGCGAAAACTCCTCGTATGGCTGGTTCCTACTCTCGTGGTTTTTTTGCAGAGGATCATCGGCTTAACCTCTTCTCTCATCGAAATCGGAAAGGAAGAATTCGACTCCCTTTTTAAGTCCCGAAAACCGTTCATACTTTCCATTTGGCATACCAACGTTTTGTATTCCCCCTATCTGCATAGAGGAAGAAAAGTAGCCGTTTTGATCTCGGAATCCAAGGACGGTGATTTTATCACCGGAGTCGTCCATAGGTTTGGAAATACCAGTATCCGAGGTAGTTCTTCCAAAGGAGGTTCCAAAGCTTTAAAAGCAATGATCGTCCATCTGAAAAAGAATCTGCCGGCGGCCTTCACTCCCGATGGTCCGAGAGGCCCCGCTTTGATCGTACAACCGGGCCTCATCGCATCCGCACAAGTTTCCCAAGTGCCGATCGTTCCCTTCCATTACGAATGCACCAGGCAATGGGTTCTCGAAAAATCCTGGGACAAACACAGGGTTCCGAAACCGTTCACCACCTTCGTAGTATCCTACGGAAAACCGATTTGGATCCCCAGAAATCTGACCGAGGAAGAATTCGAATTCCAGCGTCTCCTTGTCCAAGATGCCATGATGCTGAATAAGCAGATCGCGGAAAAAAAAGCGGAGGAATTAAGATCGAAATCCGGTTAG
- the folE gene encoding GTP cyclohydrolase I FolE, with product MRQNEKGSLFERRFDLEEEVTKILKAIGENPSREGLLDTPKRVKKAYEFLTSGYTADIHKIVNNAIFEEESRGMVLVRDIEMYSLCEHHLLPFFGKAHVGYIPNKKIIGISKIPRIVDVFARRLQVQERMTEQIGNALMEVLEPLGVAVVVKAKHLCMMMRGVEKQNSELFTSCMLGEFKTNMVTRNEFLDLIRTGST from the coding sequence TTGAGACAAAACGAAAAAGGTTCATTATTCGAAAGAAGGTTCGATTTGGAAGAGGAAGTCACCAAAATATTAAAAGCGATCGGAGAAAATCCCAGTCGGGAAGGTCTGCTGGATACTCCGAAGAGGGTCAAAAAAGCGTACGAATTCTTGACTTCCGGCTATACAGCGGACATTCATAAGATCGTTAATAACGCCATTTTCGAGGAGGAAAGCCGCGGGATGGTTCTGGTGCGGGACATCGAAATGTATTCCCTTTGCGAGCACCACCTACTTCCGTTTTTCGGAAAGGCGCACGTCGGTTATATTCCCAATAAAAAGATCATCGGGATCTCCAAGATTCCTAGAATCGTAGACGTCTTTGCAAGAAGACTACAGGTTCAGGAACGGATGACCGAACAGATCGGAAATGCCTTAATGGAAGTTCTCGAACCTCTGGGTGTCGCGGTGGTGGTCAAGGCGAAGCACCTTTGCATGATGATGCGAGGCGTGGAAAAACAGAATTCGGAGCTCTTTACTTCCTGTATGCTCGGAGAATTCAAGACAAACATGGTAACTAGGAACGAATTTTTAGATCTGATTCGAACCGGCTCGACCTAA
- a CDS encoding glycosyltransferase family 4 protein, whose amino-acid sequence MESPSLKIGYDARMIAHSGIGMRIRGILSELPEIAGKHGIEITVLGSREKLEASGLDPSILSFYKFIHYDAPIYSLLEMWGISEMQEFDILDIPHFNVPLRYLEKCIVTIHDIIPFRLKQFHSSPIKQIYMRLIFSLLRSGAARIITVSDFTAKDLEEVFGFSRSIMRTVYNGIDFDLFHPNPAKEIQAFRRKYGLEQNYLLSVGIGKEHKNLGFVLNVLKSLWSLGKTERQWVIAGADGKLPEYLKTDASGWEDRIRILPRLEPEELGALYSSAGLLLFPSLYEGFGFPPLEAQACGCPVFSSDSSAMPEILGKSAFYFSPTDRDGFESGLLELLQKPKIAVSKKRLATSNVKKYDWKISAKKTVEEYLLLAKKRKLL is encoded by the coding sequence ATGGAATCCCCCAGTTTAAAGATAGGCTACGACGCGAGAATGATCGCACATTCCGGAATCGGAATGAGGATCCGAGGAATTCTTTCGGAACTCCCTGAGATCGCGGGAAAGCACGGAATAGAGATCACCGTCCTAGGATCCAGAGAAAAGCTGGAAGCATCCGGATTAGATCCTTCCATTCTTTCATTCTATAAATTCATACACTATGATGCTCCGATCTATTCCCTTCTGGAGATGTGGGGAATTTCGGAAATGCAGGAATTCGACATTTTGGATATCCCGCATTTCAATGTTCCCTTGCGTTATTTGGAAAAATGCATAGTAACGATTCACGACATTATTCCGTTTCGATTGAAGCAATTTCATTCCTCACCGATAAAACAGATTTATATGCGCCTCATTTTTTCCCTCCTTAGGAGCGGGGCAGCGCGTATCATAACGGTTTCCGATTTTACGGCTAAGGATTTGGAGGAAGTGTTCGGATTTTCCCGATCGATCATGCGAACCGTCTATAACGGAATCGATTTCGATCTTTTTCATCCGAATCCCGCTAAGGAAATTCAGGCATTTCGCCGTAAGTACGGCCTGGAGCAGAATTATCTGCTCAGCGTAGGAATCGGAAAGGAGCATAAAAATCTCGGCTTCGTATTGAACGTTCTGAAAAGTCTTTGGTCTTTGGGAAAAACCGAAAGACAATGGGTGATTGCCGGAGCAGACGGAAAACTCCCGGAGTATCTGAAAACGGATGCTTCCGGATGGGAGGATAGAATCCGAATCCTGCCCCGGTTGGAACCGGAAGAACTGGGTGCTCTCTATTCAAGTGCGGGGCTTCTACTTTTTCCTTCTTTGTATGAAGGGTTCGGTTTTCCTCCTTTAGAGGCCCAAGCCTGTGGCTGCCCGGTATTTTCCTCCGATTCGAGCGCTATGCCGGAAATTTTAGGGAAATCCGCGTTTTATTTTTCGCCTACGGATAGAGACGGCTTCGAGTCCGGTTTATTAGAACTTTTGCAGAAACCTAAGATCGCAGTTTCGAAAAAACGACTCGCAACATCGAACGTAAAAAAATATGATTGGAAAATCTCCGCAAAGAAGACGGTGGAAGAATACCTACTCTTGGCAAAAAAAAGGAAACTTCTATAA
- a CDS encoding DUF1289 domain-containing protein yields MIVRSPCIKVCEMNPETGYCQGCFRTIEEIGMWTAYTEEERKRIRSELLDRKSAALLPKDSL; encoded by the coding sequence ATGATCGTCCGATCCCCTTGTATAAAAGTCTGCGAAATGAATCCTGAAACCGGGTACTGCCAAGGTTGTTTTCGAACTATAGAGGAGATCGGAATGTGGACGGCATATACGGAAGAAGAAAGAAAAAGGATTCGATCGGAACTTCTAGATCGGAAATCGGCCGCCCTTTTGCCGAAAGATAGTTTATAG
- a CDS encoding cation:proton antiporter: protein MDHHSVSLLTDIALSIIFATLFSHVAKVFKQPLVLGYVLAGLAIGPLFGPFIDSKLGIGYVHGEESIELISEIGLILLLFIIGLEIDLKELARMGLSMFVLGTVQFFVGVAFAWFAFESVFSKGSGNFDLLYFAIALSLSSTMIVVKLLHDKFEISTVPGRLTIGVLVLQDIWAILFMGIQPDLQDPRILNVTTSLLKGTALVVFAFVISRYLLSRLFLAAAAKPELILITSIAWCFLLCGIAEKAELSKEMGALIAGVSIAAFPYGADVISKLSGIRDFFITLFFVALGMKIQAPNFDDLRIAFLAVGFVIFSRVLIVAPTVFLSGKGLRAGIIAGLNLAQISEFSLVILALGVQKEHIGKELQAIVLTSMILASIVSTYVILFNDKIARGILSFLSVLGIREAREPLESQITGEPKRDIVLLGYFRIAQGLIEGIEKERPSWLKRILVVDFNPIYRQTLESKGIRWAYGDLAHPESLHHLGIEEARYVVCTISDMILKGTTNRRLLESLKSICRDHQPQFILTTDDIAEAEVLKNNGASHVIVPGRLSGLSLFTDLREMVEGNRSALISEKGEKRKSASSKKKGPSPK, encoded by the coding sequence ATGGACCACCATTCGGTCAGCCTACTCACCGACATCGCCTTAAGCATCATTTTTGCCACGTTATTTTCGCATGTCGCAAAGGTATTCAAACAACCCTTGGTCCTGGGCTATGTTCTGGCAGGCTTGGCGATCGGTCCGTTATTCGGACCTTTTATCGATTCTAAATTAGGAATCGGTTATGTCCACGGAGAGGAGAGCATAGAGCTCATTTCCGAAATCGGATTGATTCTACTCTTGTTCATCATCGGTTTGGAAATCGATCTGAAGGAACTGGCCCGCATGGGTTTGTCCATGTTCGTTTTGGGCACAGTTCAATTTTTCGTAGGCGTCGCGTTTGCTTGGTTCGCATTCGAGAGCGTATTTTCCAAAGGCTCCGGAAATTTTGATCTATTGTACTTCGCGATCGCCTTGTCTTTGAGCTCGACTATGATCGTAGTCAAACTTCTGCACGACAAATTCGAAATCAGCACCGTGCCGGGTCGCTTAACGATCGGAGTGCTGGTATTACAGGATATCTGGGCTATCTTATTCATGGGGATCCAGCCGGACCTCCAGGATCCGAGAATTCTAAACGTGACCACTTCCTTATTGAAAGGAACCGCTTTGGTGGTGTTCGCATTCGTGATCAGCCGTTATCTCCTTTCCCGTCTCTTTTTGGCGGCGGCGGCAAAGCCCGAGCTGATTTTGATTACTTCCATCGCTTGGTGTTTTCTGTTGTGCGGAATCGCGGAAAAAGCGGAGTTATCCAAGGAAATGGGAGCTTTGATTGCGGGAGTCAGTATAGCTGCCTTTCCGTATGGAGCGGACGTTATCAGTAAGCTTTCCGGGATACGTGATTTTTTTATCACTTTGTTTTTCGTGGCATTGGGAATGAAGATTCAAGCGCCGAATTTCGACGATCTTCGAATCGCTTTTTTGGCGGTAGGTTTCGTAATTTTCAGTCGGGTCTTGATCGTCGCTCCTACCGTTTTTCTTTCCGGAAAAGGTCTTCGCGCCGGAATCATAGCGGGATTGAATCTAGCTCAAATCTCCGAATTCTCCCTAGTTATTTTGGCTTTAGGAGTGCAGAAAGAACATATCGGAAAAGAGCTTCAGGCGATCGTTCTTACTTCCATGATCCTTGCGTCTATTGTGTCCACGTATGTGATTCTGTTTAACGATAAGATTGCGAGAGGGATTCTCTCGTTTTTATCCGTTTTAGGAATTCGGGAAGCAAGGGAACCTCTGGAATCTCAGATCACGGGGGAACCGAAGCGCGATATCGTTCTTCTCGGTTATTTCCGGATTGCGCAAGGATTGATCGAAGGAATCGAGAAAGAAAGACCGTCGTGGTTGAAGCGTATCTTGGTCGTGGATTTTAATCCGATTTATAGGCAAACGCTCGAATCCAAGGGAATACGATGGGCCTACGGAGATTTGGCACACCCGGAAAGTCTGCATCACTTAGGCATAGAGGAAGCCAGATACGTGGTATGTACGATCTCGGATATGATTCTTAAGGGAACGACAAACCGCAGGTTATTGGAATCTTTAAAAAGCATCTGCAGGGACCACCAACCTCAGTTCATTCTGACGACGGATGATATCGCGGAAGCCGAGGTCTTGAAGAACAACGGAGCGTCTCATGTGATCGTGCCCGGACGGTTATCGGGACTTTCCCTTTTTACGGATTTGAGGGAAATGGTGGAAGGAAATCGGAGCGCCTTGATTTCCGAAAAAGGCGAAAAGAGAAAATCGGCTTCGTCTAAAAAGAAGGGACCTTCCCCCAAATAA
- the hpt gene encoding hypoxanthine phosphoribosyltransferase: protein MKNDFTLPQNPSLKPFLSRQEIESKVSQIGERIALDYLGKEPILVCVLRGGVYFFSDLTRAIPFPVEVDFLQARSYSGKGSSGKVELLKDLDSDITDRHVLLLEDIVDTGLTLKFLIRHILSRNPMTLEVVSLLCKEGMENVEYPVKYVGWHIGNEFVVGYGLDFDGRFRNLPDIYVFED from the coding sequence ATGAAAAATGATTTTACTCTTCCCCAGAACCCTTCTCTCAAACCGTTCCTCTCTCGGCAGGAAATCGAATCAAAAGTCTCCCAAATAGGAGAAAGGATTGCGCTAGATTATCTAGGAAAGGAACCCATACTCGTTTGCGTGCTGAGAGGGGGAGTTTATTTTTTTTCGGATTTGACGAGAGCCATTCCGTTCCCTGTGGAAGTGGACTTTCTGCAAGCAAGGTCTTATTCCGGAAAAGGATCGAGCGGAAAAGTCGAATTACTAAAAGATTTGGACTCCGACATTACGGACCGTCACGTACTGCTTTTGGAGGACATTGTCGATACGGGACTCACGCTGAAATTTCTGATTCGACATATCCTCTCCCGCAATCCCATGACTTTGGAAGTGGTGTCCCTTCTCTGCAAAGAAGGCATGGAGAATGTGGAATATCCCGTAAAATACGTAGGCTGGCATATCGGTAACGAGTTTGTGGTCGGTTACGGATTGGATTTCGACGGAAGATTCCGTAACCTTCCGGACATATACGTCTTCGAGGACTAG
- a CDS encoding SixA phosphatase family protein: MKSIHLIRHSKSDWETSYSRDTERPLSDRGRKNAKALRKYLNKISFSTDLALVSPSERTKETFRLLNESEPIAKNVNFVSSLYESEGSELLELLRKLEYDLENVLIIGHNPGLENLAERLVFGKKETFSESLFLKFPTSGFLSLVLNSTDWKNCGVVPCQMQRFWIP, encoded by the coding sequence TTGAAGTCGATTCATTTGATCCGGCATTCCAAATCGGATTGGGAAACTTCGTATTCGCGCGACACGGAACGACCTCTATCGGATCGGGGACGAAAGAACGCGAAAGCATTGCGGAAATATCTGAACAAAATCTCCTTTTCGACGGATCTTGCCTTGGTCTCTCCCTCGGAAAGAACGAAGGAAACTTTTCGTCTCTTAAACGAGTCCGAACCTATTGCAAAGAACGTGAATTTTGTCTCTTCTCTTTATGAATCGGAAGGATCCGAGCTTTTGGAATTATTAAGGAAGTTGGAATACGATTTAGAGAACGTATTAATCATTGGCCATAATCCGGGGTTGGAGAACCTTGCCGAAAGATTGGTTTTCGGAAAAAAGGAGACCTTCTCCGAATCGCTTTTCTTAAAGTTTCCGACTTCCGGGTTTCTGTCTTTGGTATTGAATTCTACGGACTGGAAGAATTGCGGAGTTGTGCCCTGTCAAATGCAGAGGTTTTGGATCCCATGA
- a CDS encoding pappalysin-1 domain protein has translation MKRITSLAILPFLSLFLLSCSKSGKKDNNTDLLLGLMIADEIKYHCDPSENVRTSLPSSPQYTISAINPSYSVYDSAYQSGIGTIYLNGYDSWTGLGRYNPMGILYASQNQTNSSAMMAGYWTAAGAFGESSINKDEGGGTYSSTTSFPVGSSPDYAAPGSGYDNFGTNSQLRTYMVTTASAITSSISGWKVINNIPQTCEEYKFRPEQGGVVGSSQTGLSKVWQSRKRLTIRFIEVNNGTSQVFTNPTFFTALVGSNALTARLIQIFGQPSVGIDLSFSYYVYDAASCGDVANGNRYEISDIFNDSATSPTSCSLAKLYTTSSAAQDPNALNVFFISELSSSVNPKLHDGLLGIAAGIPGLPGKIGTPKSGMAVFIENHRSSGVVGGNLSDTDLTFLANTIAHEGSHFLGLYHPVEIDQSSQVYVDPLPETPECRNPGTNGQITISGCLGSGFYNSGALNLMFPLGNASVNQSQLSGEQGWVLRSNPLAY, from the coding sequence ATGAAAAGAATTACGTCGCTAGCGATCCTTCCCTTTCTCTCGTTATTTTTGCTTTCCTGCTCCAAATCGGGCAAGAAGGACAATAATACGGATCTACTGTTGGGACTCATGATTGCCGACGAAATAAAATACCATTGCGATCCGAGTGAGAATGTCCGAACCAGTCTTCCCAGTTCACCGCAGTATACTATATCCGCTATAAATCCGAGTTACAGCGTTTACGATTCGGCGTACCAATCCGGAATCGGTACCATTTATTTGAACGGATATGATTCTTGGACAGGTCTTGGCAGATACAATCCAATGGGAATCCTTTACGCATCCCAAAATCAGACGAATTCCAGCGCGATGATGGCCGGATATTGGACTGCAGCGGGAGCTTTCGGTGAAAGTTCGATTAATAAGGATGAAGGCGGAGGGACGTATTCTTCTACGACTTCGTTTCCCGTAGGGTCTTCTCCTGATTATGCGGCCCCCGGATCCGGCTACGACAATTTCGGAACGAATAGCCAACTCAGAACGTACATGGTCACGACCGCATCCGCGATCACGTCTTCTATCTCAGGTTGGAAAGTGATCAATAACATCCCTCAGACTTGCGAGGAGTATAAATTTCGACCGGAGCAAGGAGGAGTCGTCGGAAGTTCCCAAACCGGTTTGAGTAAGGTTTGGCAATCTAGAAAAAGACTTACGATCCGATTCATAGAGGTGAATAACGGAACTAGTCAGGTCTTTACGAACCCGACTTTCTTTACCGCGCTGGTCGGATCGAACGCTCTTACCGCAAGGCTCATTCAAATTTTCGGTCAACCTTCGGTCGGAATCGACCTTTCCTTTTCTTATTATGTATATGATGCGGCTTCCTGTGGAGACGTAGCCAACGGAAACCGCTACGAGATTTCCGACATCTTCAATGATTCCGCGACTAGTCCTACAAGTTGTTCCCTGGCGAAATTGTACACTACCTCCTCCGCGGCTCAGGATCCGAACGCGTTGAACGTATTCTTTATTTCCGAACTTTCCTCCTCCGTGAATCCGAAACTCCACGACGGTCTTTTAGGAATTGCTGCCGGAATTCCCGGTTTACCCGGTAAGATCGGAACTCCTAAATCGGGGATGGCCGTTTTTATAGAAAATCATCGATCCTCCGGAGTTGTAGGCGGAAACTTGTCAGATACGGACCTCACTTTTCTCGCAAATACGATCGCTCATGAAGGTTCGCATTTCTTAGGATTGTATCATCCGGTAGAGATAGACCAATCCTCGCAGGTATATGTAGATCCGCTACCGGAGACTCCTGAATGTCGTAATCCGGGAACCAACGGTCAAATTACGATTTCCGGATGTTTAGGGTCGGGTTTTTACAATTCGGGAGCTTTGAATCTCATGTTTCCGTTAGGAAACGCGAGCGTGAATCAATCCCAATTATCGGGTGAACAGGGTTGGGTTTTACGCTCGAATCCTTTGGCATATTGA
- a CDS encoding quinone-dependent dihydroorotate dehydrogenase — protein sequence MLNLPSRWKQWAYEKTVKPILLNLDPENAHLLAHRLLDVSSSLPFAFFAIENSMCFKSSRLETEVAGIRFSNPVGLAAGFDKTGELYPFLSRMGFGSIEIGTVTGQSQPGNPKPRIFRYPEDQALINRMGFNNPGADGVLDTVQRQNRIAVRGINVGKSKIVSEENAVEDYLYSIRKLIRFADYLVINISSPNTPGLRNFQRPENFNKLIGGIRNGLGGGFPVPTFVKFAPDMEERELRELLECLPESGLSGVVLTNTTVDKTVLKRYPNVESEGGVSGLPLRSRSTQLVRIAYQTLRGKLPIIGVGGIDSGEAALEKILAGADLIQLYTGYIYQGPFLPLRILEFLDKTLEKFGAKSVSEIVGKQSL from the coding sequence ATGCTGAATTTACCTTCCCGTTGGAAACAGTGGGCATACGAGAAAACCGTTAAGCCGATCCTATTAAATCTAGATCCGGAAAATGCTCACCTTCTCGCGCATAGACTTCTGGACGTATCGTCGAGTTTGCCTTTCGCATTTTTCGCGATTGAAAATTCGATGTGCTTTAAAAGTTCCCGTTTAGAAACGGAAGTTGCGGGGATTCGATTTTCCAATCCTGTGGGTCTTGCTGCAGGATTCGATAAGACCGGCGAACTCTATCCTTTCCTTTCGAGAATGGGATTCGGTTCCATCGAAATCGGAACAGTTACCGGACAATCGCAGCCCGGGAATCCTAAGCCGAGAATCTTTCGCTATCCGGAAGACCAGGCTCTTATCAATCGAATGGGTTTTAACAACCCCGGGGCGGACGGAGTCTTAGATACCGTTCAAAGACAGAATAGAATCGCAGTAAGAGGAATCAACGTCGGGAAGTCCAAAATCGTATCGGAAGAAAATGCTGTCGAAGATTATCTTTATTCCATCCGCAAGCTTATCCGATTTGCGGATTATCTCGTGATCAATATTTCCTCCCCCAATACTCCCGGTTTAAGAAATTTCCAGAGGCCGGAAAATTTCAACAAGTTGATCGGTGGAATACGAAACGGCTTAGGAGGAGGATTTCCTGTTCCTACTTTCGTCAAGTTTGCACCGGATATGGAGGAGAGGGAATTGCGGGAATTGTTGGAATGTTTGCCGGAGTCCGGATTGTCCGGCGTGGTTCTCACGAATACCACCGTAGATAAAACCGTTCTAAAGAGATATCCTAACGTAGAATCCGAAGGAGGAGTTTCCGGACTTCCCCTCCGCAGCAGATCCACTCAGTTGGTTCGGATCGCGTATCAAACGCTAAGGGGCAAGTTGCCGATTATCGGTGTCGGAGGAATCGATTCGGGCGAAGCCGCTCTGGAAAAAATTTTGGCCGGGGCCGATTTAATTCAGTTGTATACCGGTTATATATACCAGGGTCCTTTTTTACCTTTACGGATTCTGGAATTCTTGGACAAAACCTTGGAAAAGTTTGGAGCCAAATCAGTTTCGGAAATCGTAGGAAAACAGTCCTTATAA
- a CDS encoding ABC transporter permease — MKQIYHLVTIQLKEFYREPGIIFWAFVFPIAIAGVLGLAFTTRGVPETRAAVLSSSPNAEALSKRIESAFAATEGGNLHGLGIVRPKIQSEEEAFKALKRGELNLIVSEDLEGNLEFSFDPKNSNSQRDYLLLSNALLAESKTETTQAKIRTLDSKGTRYIDYLVPGMLAMGVMNSCLWGVGWNLIEMRMKKLLRRMSATPMNKLGFVLSFFFTRLIVTVLESILFLTFTFTVFDNAFFGSVWGAIAIYLAGNFSFACVGILVGSRAQSSQVGNGLVNAVTFPMMVLSGIFFSYKNFPEVVLPVVRNLPLTLMADSLRAVFVEGAGFLDCLPACALLTIFGFVFLTMGLRIFRWS; from the coding sequence ATGAAACAGATATATCATTTAGTCACGATCCAATTGAAGGAATTTTATCGAGAGCCTGGAATCATATTTTGGGCGTTCGTATTTCCTATCGCGATTGCGGGCGTTCTGGGACTTGCATTTACGACAAGAGGAGTCCCGGAAACTCGAGCGGCGGTCCTATCGTCTTCCCCGAACGCGGAGGCCTTAAGTAAAAGAATCGAGTCCGCGTTTGCAGCCACAGAAGGAGGCAACCTCCACGGGTTAGGAATCGTCCGCCCGAAGATCCAGTCCGAAGAGGAAGCGTTCAAGGCTTTGAAGCGAGGGGAATTGAATCTGATCGTTAGCGAGGACTTGGAGGGCAATCTGGAGTTTTCCTTCGATCCCAAGAATTCCAATTCGCAAAGGGATTATCTTTTGCTTTCGAACGCTTTGCTTGCGGAATCTAAAACGGAAACGACTCAGGCGAAGATCAGAACTTTGGATTCCAAAGGCACCAGATACATAGATTATTTGGTACCGGGAATGCTTGCCATGGGAGTGATGAATTCCTGTCTTTGGGGAGTCGGCTGGAATCTGATCGAGATGCGCATGAAGAAACTTTTGAGAAGGATGTCCGCGACTCCCATGAATAAGTTGGGTTTCGTGCTTTCGTTTTTCTTTACCAGATTGATCGTCACCGTGCTCGAATCGATCCTATTTTTGACGTTCACGTTTACGGTCTTTGATAACGCATTTTTCGGCTCAGTATGGGGTGCGATCGCAATATATTTGGCGGGAAATTTCTCCTTTGCCTGTGTCGGAATTTTGGTAGGTTCCCGCGCGCAGAGTTCGCAAGTAGGAAACGGCTTAGTGAACGCGGTCACTTTTCCGATGATGGTACTTTCCGGAATCTTTTTCAGTTATAAAAATTTTCCGGAAGTCGTACTTCCTGTCGTACGAAATCTACCTCTTACATTGATGGCGGATTCTTTGCGCGCCGTATTCGTGGAAGGTGCCGGCTTTTTGGATTGTCTACCTGCGTGCGCTTTATTGACGATTTTCGGTTTCGTTTTTTTGACAATGGGCCTTCGGATATTTCGATGGTCTTAG
- a CDS encoding ABC transporter ATP-binding protein yields the protein MLNSSTVISVQNVTKKFKDVTAVDSLSLEIRKGEFVALLGPNGAGKTTLIEMLEGIQSPDSGKISILGVSWKANESFLRGKIGLALQETRFMDRATVWETLELFGSFYKAPERRLNEILELTRLTEKKKTFVNSLSGGQRQRLALGISIMNRPEILFLDEPTTGLDPGARRDIWKILEDLRSEGTTMILTTHYMEEAEVLCERIIVMDKGAILDQGTLSELLGKMGGGEIVRFTLEDGTGKDPEGFLPNYGRSKFLWNPSNKEGRVFVDKITEYLPAMLDSFSKAGLALKELECHQKTLDDLFLSMTGRGLGE from the coding sequence GTGTTAAATTCTTCAACTGTCATTTCCGTTCAAAACGTAACTAAAAAATTTAAGGACGTAACTGCGGTGGATTCCCTTTCTCTGGAGATCCGAAAGGGAGAGTTCGTCGCTCTGCTTGGACCGAACGGTGCAGGCAAGACTACTCTTATAGAAATGTTGGAAGGGATCCAATCTCCGGATTCCGGAAAAATCTCTATATTAGGTGTTTCCTGGAAGGCCAACGAATCCTTTCTTCGGGGAAAGATCGGCCTTGCTTTGCAGGAAACTCGGTTCATGGACAGGGCTACCGTGTGGGAAACCCTGGAACTCTTCGGTAGTTTTTACAAAGCTCCGGAACGAAGATTGAACGAGATCCTAGAATTGACTCGGTTGACCGAAAAGAAAAAAACCTTTGTGAACAGTCTGTCCGGGGGACAACGGCAAAGGCTCGCTTTAGGAATCTCCATCATGAATCGTCCTGAAATTCTTTTTTTGGACGAGCCGACGACTGGTTTGGATCCCGGTGCTCGACGGGATATCTGGAAGATTTTGGAAGATCTTCGTAGTGAAGGAACTACGATGATCCTGACGACTCATTATATGGAAGAAGCGGAAGTGCTCTGCGAGAGAATCATCGTAATGGATAAGGGAGCGATTCTGGACCAAGGAACTCTGTCGGAATTGCTCGGAAAAATGGGCGGAGGAGAAATCGTGCGATTTACCTTGGAAGACGGAACCGGGAAAGATCCGGAGGGTTTTCTCCCGAACTACGGACGTTCCAAATTTCTTTGGAATCCCTCCAACAAGGAAGGTCGGGTGTTTGTGGATAAGATCACGGAATATCTTCCGGCGATGCTGGATTCTTTTTCCAAAGCAGGATTGGCGCTAAAAGAATTGGAATGTCATCAAAAGACTTTGGACGACTTGTTCCTTTCGATGACTGGCAGAGGACTCGGAGAATGA